A genomic stretch from Photobacterium atrarenae includes:
- the yihA gene encoding ribosome biogenesis GTP-binding protein YihA/YsxC produces the protein MNQTLNYRNTGFITSAPTIRHLPNDTGVEIAFAGRSNAGKSSALNRITDQKSLARTSKTPGRTQLINMFEVIPGCNLIDLPGYGYAQVPLEMKLKWQESLGEYLQKRECLQGLVVLMDIRHPLKDLDQQMIMWAIESRLPVLVLLTKADKLKSGARKQQLMKVRETVKTFGGDVQVEAFSSLKGIGVDQVRRKLDDWFAPELERQQALLDMADTGLDTDTLE, from the coding sequence GTGAATCAAACTCTCAACTATAGAAATACCGGCTTTATCACAAGTGCACCGACTATTCGTCACTTGCCAAACGACACAGGCGTTGAGATCGCATTTGCTGGCCGCTCCAATGCAGGGAAGTCAAGTGCCCTGAACCGGATCACCGATCAGAAAAGTCTGGCCCGGACCTCAAAGACCCCGGGACGCACCCAGCTGATCAATATGTTCGAAGTGATCCCGGGCTGTAACCTGATCGACCTGCCGGGTTACGGCTATGCCCAGGTGCCGCTGGAAATGAAGCTCAAATGGCAGGAGTCGTTGGGCGAATACCTGCAAAAGCGCGAGTGCCTGCAAGGCCTGGTGGTGCTGATGGACATCCGCCACCCACTCAAAGATCTCGATCAACAGATGATCATGTGGGCGATCGAAAGTCGCCTGCCGGTGCTGGTCTTGTTGACCAAGGCCGACAAGCTGAAAAGCGGCGCCCGCAAGCAACAACTGATGAAAGTTCGCGAGACCGTGAAAACCTTTGGCGGCGATGTTCAGGTGGAAGCCTTCTCTTCGCTCAAGGGGATTGGCGTCGATCAGGTGCGCCGCAAACTCGATGATTGGTTTGCCCCGGAGCTGGAACGCCAGCAGGCACTGCTCGATATGGCCGACACCGGACTCGATACCGACACGCTCGAATAA